The genomic stretch AAGGCCATCAGCCAAAAAACGCTAACGAGCAGCAGTGCTACCAGCTGCGCGGCGGAGCCGGCATCTTTGGCGATTTTGGAGAGCGGGTGCAGCTCTGTGGAAATCCTGTCTACCACGGCTTCGATGGCGGTGTTGAACAGTTCCACAATCAGCGAGAGCAGCGATGCGCCCACCAGCAGCATGCGCACGGGCGTATCGAAATCGAAGCAGA from Eikenella exigua encodes the following:
- a CDS encoding diacylglycerol kinase → MKPGKRGLARLIAAAQYSCDGLAAAYRNEAAFRQLVWLHAVLLPLAFCFDFDTPVRMLLVGASLLSLIVELFNTAIEAVVDRISTELHPLSKIAKDAGSAAQLVALLLVSVFWLMAFNTL